The DNA sequence cattgtgtcttacatcaccatcattgtgtcttacatcaccatcattgtgtcatgcactgccatcattgtgccatacaccaccatcattgtgccatagaccaccatcattgtgttatacacatccatcattgtgtcatactctatCGTCATtgagtcttacatcaccatcattgtgccatacaccaaaatctttgtgtcatacactgccatcattgtgttatacaccaccatcattgtgccattcactaccatcattgtgtcatctacCACCTTTGTTGTGTTATACACAACCATTATTGTgaaatacaccactatcattgtgtcatacactgccatcattgtgtcatacaccactgtcattgtgtcaaacaccactatctttgtgccatacaccatcatcattgtgtcaagcactgcaatcattgtgtcatactccactatcATTGTGCCATACTCCACCCTaattgtgtcacacaccaccatcattgtgccgtactccaccatcattgtgtcatacaccactgtcattgtgtcaaacaccactatctttgtgccatacaccaacatcattgtgtcatgcactgcaatcattgtgtcatactccactatcattgtgtcatactccaccctcattgtgtcacacaccaccatcatagtgccatacaccaccatcattgtgtcatgcactgccatcattgtgtcatacaccactatgattgtgtcatacaccaccatcattgtgccatgcacaaccatcattgtgtcattcactgccatcattgtgtcatacactaccatcattgtggcatacactgctatcattgtgtcatacatcaccatcattgtgtcatacaccactatcattgagtcatacaccaccatcattgtgtcatacacttccatcattgtgtcatactccactgtcattgtgttATACCCCCAACATTACTgtgttatacaccaccatcattgtgtcatacaccattatcgtgtcatacaccaccatcattgtgtcatacaccattatcgtgtcatacaccactatcattgtgtcatacaccacaaacattatgtcatacactaccatcattgtgtcatataccaccatcattgtgtcatacaccactatcattgtgtcgtacactgccattattgtgtcatacaccaccatcattgtgtcatacactaccatcattgtgtcgtacactgccattattgtgtcatacaccaccatcattgtgtcatacacaaccatcattgtgtcatacactgtcatcattgtgccatacaccaccatcattgtgccatacaccaccatcattgtgttatacacatccatcattgtgtcacacaacaccatcattgtgtcatactctatTGTCAttatgtcttacatcaccatcattgtgccatacaccaaaatcattgtgtcatacactgccatcattgtgtcatacaccaccatcattgtgccattcactaccatcattgtgtcatctaccacctttattgtgtcatacacaaccatcattgtgcaaTACacgactatcattgtgtcatacactgccatcattgtgtcatacaccactgtaattgtgtcaaacaccactatctttgtgccatacaccatcatcattgtgtcaagcactgcaatcattgtgtcatactgaactatcattgtgtcatactccaccctcattgtgccacacaccaccatcattgtgccgtacactaccatcattgtgtcatacaccaccatcattgtgtcatacactgctatcattgtgtcatacaccaccatcattgtgtcatacaccacgatCGTTGTGTCATGAAccgccatcattgtgtcacacaacaccatcattgtgtcatacactgccataatTGTGTCacccacaatcattgtgtcatacaccaatatcattgtgccatacaccaccatcattgaaacatacactactatcactgtgtcatacaccaccaacattgtgttatacaccactgtcaatgtgtcacacaccaccatcattgtgccgtacaccatgatcattgtgttatacaccaccatcattgtgtcatacaccactatcatagtgtcattcactgccatcattgtgtcatacaccaccatcattgtgtcatacactgccatctttgtggtatttatcacactcattgtgtcatacagcaccatcgttgtgtcatacactaccatcattgtgtcattcactaccatcattgtgtcatacatcaccgttattgtgtcatacaccaccatcattgtgtcatacaccacaatcattgttATACACATtcatcattgtgtcacacaacaccatcattgtgtcatacaccaccatcattgtgccatacacaaccatcattgtgtcaaacactgcaataattgtgtcatacaccactatcattgtgtcatactccaccctcattgagtcacacaccactatcattgtgccgtacaccatgatcattgtgttatacaccaccatcattgtgtcatacaccactatcatagtgtcattcactgccatcattgtgtcatacaccaccatcattgtgtcatacactaccatcattgtggtatatatcaccatcattgtgtcatacagcaccatcgttgtgtcatacactaccatcattgtgtcattcactaccatcattgtgtcatacatcaccgTCATtgcgccatacaccaccatcattgagtcatacaccaccatcattgtgtcatacaccaccatcattgtgtcatacaccaccatcattgtgtcatacaccatcattgtgtcatacaccaccatcattgtgtaatacactaccatcatagtgtcatgcactgccatcattgtgtcatacactgccattgtgtcatacaccacattcaTTGTGTCTTACACTACCataattgtgtcatacaccaccgtcattgtgtcatacaccaacatgattgtgtcatacaccaccttctttgtgtcatacaccattagcattgtgtcatacaccaccatcattgtgtcatacaccaccataattgtgtcatacaccagtatcattgtgtcatacaccagtatcattgtgtcatacactgccatcattgtgtcatacaccatcatcgttgtgtcatacaccaccatcattgtgtcatacaccaccatcattgtgtcatacaccaccgtcattttgtcatacaccaccatcattgtgtcatacaccaccatcattgtgtcatacaccaccatcattgtgtcatacaccactattattgtgtcatacaccaccaccatagtgccatacaccaccatcattgtgtcatgcactgccatcattgtgtcatacaccactatcgttgtgtcatacaccaccatcattgtgtcatacaccaccatcattgtgccatacacaaccatcattttgtcatgcactgccatcattgtgtcatacactgccatcattgtggcatacactgctatcattgtatcatacatcaccatcattgtgtcatactccactatcattgagtcatacaccaccatcattgtgtctcaCACTTccttcattgtgtcatactccactgtcattgtgttatacaccaacattactgtgttatacaccaccatcattgtgtcatacaccattatcattgtgacatacaccaccatcattgtgtcataca is a window from the Procambarus clarkii isolate CNS0578487 chromosome 48, FALCON_Pclarkii_2.0, whole genome shotgun sequence genome containing:
- the LOC138350955 gene encoding uncharacterized protein, yielding MTVVYDTMMVEYGTMMVVCDTIRVEYGTMIVEYDTMIAVLDTMMMVYGTKIVVFDTMTVVYDTMMAVYDTMIVVYFTIMVVYNTTKVVDDTMMVVNGTMMVVYNTMMAVYDTKILVYGTMMVM